From Eptesicus fuscus isolate TK198812 chromosome 13, DD_ASM_mEF_20220401, whole genome shotgun sequence, the proteins below share one genomic window:
- the OSBPL5 gene encoding oxysterol-binding protein-related protein 5, translating to MREEALLRRRSSLCPPSSAPQKAEPRRLARALLLGGENELDLLSPGTDVEHNGPSLSREEGPPTPGSAAKLPPAESGLGNGSDKESVSPTAKVTKKETLKVQKENYRQEKKRATKQLLSALTDPRVVIMADSLKIRGTLKGWTKLWCVLKPGALLIYKTPDVGQWVGTVLLRCCRLLERPSKKDGFCFKLFHPLDQSVWAVKGPRGESVGSITQPLPSSYLIFRAASESDGRCWLDALELALRCSSLLRLSASRPGSDQEPGSSPDGSPSSLCGLLPSAAIHDQDLFPLNGSSLENDAFSDKSEREAGEDSDPEAQDHSPRTNGSGSDLSEAPGGPAPRGTTYVEQAHEELGEPGEAAQVETVSEENKGLIWVLLKQLRPGMDLSRVALPTFVLEPRSFLSKLSDAYCHADLLSRAALEEDAYGRMKQVLRWYLSGFYKKPKGIKKPYNPILGETFRCSWFHPQTHSLTFYVAEQVSHHPPVSAFHVSNRKDGFCISGSVTARSRFYGNSLSALLDGKATLTFLHRAEDYTLTMPYAHCKGILYGTMTMELGGRVTIECKKSNFQAELEFKLKPFFGGSASINQISGRITSGDAVLAQLSGRWDGEVFIREEGRGGPQLFWNPSPEVRGRRLKLRTVLPEEQTELESERLWRHVTRAIREGDQHRATREKFALEEAQRQRTREQQQRLEPWAPRLFHWDPATQEWRYRFEDRSPWDPRKDLAQFEQDGALCTLQRESQPPQARRGGSPGPRRQRPGPDRRLRKASDQPSGRSQATESSGSTPESCPELSDEDASFVPESPCPRCGKEAGRLQALHEAVLSVREAQQELHRHLSAMLSASARARRAAAPGLLQSPRAWGLLCVLLACQLLMNHVLT from the exons GCGGAGTCCGGGCTGGGCAATGGGTCCGACAAGGAAAGTGTGTCCCCCACGGCCAAGGTCACCAAGAAGGAAACCCTCAAG GTGCAGAAGGAGAACTACCGGCAGGAGAAGAAACGCGCCACGAAGCAGCTGCTCAGCGCCCTGACCGACCCCCGCGTGGTCATCATGGCCGACAGCCTGAAG aTCCGGGGGACCCTGAAGGGCTGGACCAAGCTGTGGTGCGTGCTGAAGCCGGGCGCCCTGCTCATCTACAAGACGCCCGACGTGGGCCAGTGGGTGGGCACCGTCCTGCTGCGCTGCTGCCGGCTGCTGGAGCGGCCCTCCAAGAAGGACGGCTTCTGCTTCAAGCTCTTCCACCCGCTGGACCAGTCCGTGTGGGCCGTGAAG GGCCCCAGAGGCGAGAGTGTGGGCTCCATCAcgcagcccctgcccagcagctACCTGATCTTCAGGGCGGCCTCCGAGTCGGACG gccgctGCTGGCTGGACGCCCTGGAGCTGGCCCTGCGCTGCTCCAGCCTCCTCCGGCTCAGCGCCAGCAGGCCCGGCAGCGACCAGGAGCCCGGGTCCTCGCCCGACGGGTCGCCCTCCTCGCTCTGCGGGCTGCTCCCCTCGGCCGCCATCCACGACCAGGACCTGTTCCC gctgaACGGGTCCTCCCTGGAGAACGACGCGTTCTCGGACAAGTCGGAGCGGGAGGCGGGCGAGGACTCGGACCCCGAGGCCCAGGACCACAGCCCGCGGACCAATGGGAGCGGGAGCGACCTGTCCGAGGCCcccggcggccccgccccgcgaGGGACCACGTACGTGGAGCAGGCCCacgaggagctgggggag CCGGGCGAGGCGGCCCAGGTGGAGACGGTGTCGGAGGAGAACAAGGGCCTGATCTGGGTGCTGCTGAAGCAGCTGCGGCCGGGCATGGACCTGTCCCGCGTGGCGCTGCCCACCTTCGTGCTGGAGCCCCGCTCCTTCCTCAGCAAGCTCTCCGACGCCTACTGCCACGCCGACCTGCTCTCCCG GGCGGCGCTGGAGGAAGACGCCTACGGCCGCATGAAGCAGGTGCTGCGGTGGTACCTGTCCGGCTTCTACAAGAAGCCCAAG GGAATCAAGAAGCCCTACAACCCGATCCTGGGGGAGACCTTCCGCTGCAGCTGGTTCCACCCGCAGACCCACAGCCTCACCTTCTACGTCGCGGAGCAG GTGTCCCACCACCCGCCCGTGTCCGCCTTCCACGTCAGCAACCGGAAGGACGGCTTCTGCATCAGCGGCAGCGTCACCGCCAGGTCCCGGTTCTACG GGAACTCGCTGTCGGCTCTGCTGGACGGCAAGGCCACGCTCACCTTCCTGCACCGGGCCGAGGACTACACGCTCACCATGCCCTACGCCCACTGCAAAG GAATCCTGTACGGCACGATGACCATGGAGCTGGGCGGCCGGGTGACCATCGAGTGCAAGAAGAGCAACTTCCAGGCCGAGCTGGAGTTCAAGCTCAAG CCGTTCTTTGGGGGCAGCGCGAGCATCAACCAGATCTCGGGCCGGATCACGTCGGGGGACGCGGTGCTGGCGCAGCTGTCGGGGCGCTGG gacGGGGAAGTGTTCATCAGGGAGGAGGGGCGCGGGGGCCCCCAGCTCTTCTGGAACCCGAGCCCCGAGGTCCGCGGGCGGAGGCTGAAGCTGCGCACGGTGCTGCCCGAGGAGCAGACGGAGCTGGAGTCCGAGAG gctgTGGCGGCACGTCACCAGGGCCATCAGGGAGGGGGACCAGCACAGGGCCACGCGGGAGAAGTTCGCCCTGGAGGAGGCGCAGCGGCAGCGGACCcgggagcagcagcagcgcctGGAGCCCTGGGCGCCCCGGCTCTTCCACTGGGACCCCGCCACCCAGGAGTGGCGCTACCGCTTCGAGGA CCgcagcccctgggacccccggaagGACTTGGCCCAGTTTGAGCAGGACGGGGCTCTGTGCACCCTGCAGCGGGAGAGCCAGCCCCCCCAGGCCCGTCGGGggggcagcccagggcccaggcgccAG AGGCCGGGCCCCGACCGGCGGCTCCGCAAGGCCAGCGACCAGCCCTCCGGCCGCAGCCAGGCCACGGAGAGCAGCGGCTCCACGCCCGAGTCCTGCCCCGAGCTCTCGGACGAGGACGCGAGCTTCGTCCCCG AGAGCCCGTGCCCGCGGTGCGGGAAGGAGGCCGGGCGGCTGCAGGCGCTGCACGAGGCCGTGCTGTCCGTCCGGGAGGCCCAGCAGGAGCTGCACAG GCACCTCTCGGCCATGCTCAGCGCCTCGGCGagggcgcggcgggcggcggcccCGGGCCTCCTGCAGAGCCCGCGCGCCTGGGGCCTGCTGTGCGTGCTGCTGGCGTGCCAGCTGCTCATGAACCACGTCCTCACGTAA